A region from the Triticum urartu cultivar G1812 chromosome 1, Tu2.1, whole genome shotgun sequence genome encodes:
- the LOC125522601 gene encoding cytochrome P450 98A1 has product MDVASLLPFAIALVAIPISLALLDRLRLGRLPPGPRPWPVVGNLRQIKPVRCRCFQEWAARYGPIISVWFGSSLTVVVSTSELAKEVLKEHDQQLADRPRNRSTQRFSRNGQDLIWADYGPHYIKVRKLCNLELFTQKRLEALRPIREDEVTAMVESVHRAAAGPGNEGKPLVVRNHLAMVSFNNITRLAFGKRFMNADGDIDEEGQEFKLIVNNGIKIGASLSVAEYIWYLRWLCPLNEELYNTHNERRDRLTKKIIEEHAQALRESGAKQHFVDALFTLREKYDLSDDTVFGLLWDMITAGMDTTVISVEWAMAELVRNPRVQKKLQEELDSVVGRDRVMSETDFQNLPYLMAVVKESLRLHPPTPLMLPHKASASVKVGGYSIPKGANVMVNVWAVARDPKVWSSPLEFRPERFLEESIDIKGSDFRVLPFGAGRRVCPGAQLGINLVASMIGHMLHHFEWSLPEGARPEDISMMESPGLVTFMGTPLQAVATPRLENEELYKRVPVEI; this is encoded by the exons ATGGACGTGGCGTCGCTGCTCCCGTTCGCCATCGCGCTGGTGGCGATCCCGATCTCGCTGGCGCTGCTGGACCGGCTGCGGCTGGGGCGGCTGCCGCCGGGCCCGCGCCCGTGGCCGGTGGTGGGCAACCTGCGGCAGATCAAGCCGGTGCGGTGCCGCTGCTTCCAGGAGTGGGCGGCGCGGTACGGGCCCATCATCTCCGTCTGGTTCGGCTCCTCGCTCACCGTCGTCGTCTCCACCTCCGAGCTGGCCAAGGAGGTGCTCAAGGAGCACGACCAGCAGCTCGCCGACCGGCCCCGCAACCGCTCCACCCAGCGCTTCAGCCGCAACGGCCAGGACCTCATCTGGGCCGACTACGGCCCGCACTACATCAAGGTGCGCAAGCTCTGCAACCTCGAGCTCTTCACCCAGAAGCGCCTCGAGGCGCTGCGCCCCATCCGCGAGGACGAGGTCACCGCCATGGTCGAGTCCgtccaccgcgccgccgccggccccG GTAATGAAGGAAAGCCATTGGTAGTGAGGAATCACCTTGCTATGGTGTCCTTCAACAATATAACAAGGCTAGCTTTTGGGAAGCGGTTCATGAATGCAGATGGTGACATTGACGAAGAAGGGCAGGAATTCAAGCTTATTGTCAACAATGGGATCAAAATTGGTGCATCTCTTTCTGTTGCTGAATACATTTGGTACTTGAGATGGCTGTGTCCACTTAATGAGGAGCTTTACAATACCCACAATGAGAGAAGGGATCGTCTGACCAAGAAGATCATTGAAGAGCATGCACAGGCCCTCAGGGAGAGTGGTGCCAAACAGCACTTTGTGGATGCTCTGTTCACTCTCAGAGAGAAGTATGACCTTAGTGATGACACAGTTTTCGGACTTCTATGG GACATGATCACCGCCGGAATGGACACGACAGTCATATCAGTCGAATGGGCCATGGCAGAGCTGGTCCGGAACCCCAGGGTGCAGAAGAAGCTGCAAGAGGAGCTGGACAGCGTGGTCGGCCGCGACCGCGTCATGTCCGAGACCGACTTCCAGAACCTGCCCTACCTGATGGCCGTCGTGAAGGAGTCCCTCCGCCTGCACCCGCCGACGCCGCTCATGCTGCCCCACAAGGCCAGCGCGAGCGTCAAGGTCGGCGGCTACAGCATCCCCAAGGGCGCCAACGTGATGGTGAACGTGTGGGCGGTGGCCCGGGACCCCAAGGTGTGGAGCAGCCCGCTGGAGTTCCGGCCGGAGCGGTTCCTGGAGGAGAGCATCGACATCAAGGGCAGCGACTTCAGGGTGCTGCCCTTCGGCGCCGGCCGGAGGGTGTGCCCCGGCGCGCAGCTCGGGATCAACCTCGTCGCCTCCATGATCGGCCACATGCTGCACCACTTCGAGTGGTCTCTGCCGGAGGGCGCCAGGCCGGAGGACATCAGCATGATGGAGTCCCCCGGGCTCGTCACCTTCATGGGCACGCCGCTGCAGGCCGTCGCCACGCCGCGCCTGGAGAATGAGGAGCTCTACAAGAGGGTCCCGGTCGAGATCTGA
- the LOC125522611 gene encoding aldehyde dehydrogenase family 2 member C4-like produces the protein MGSNEMVAVVPEIKQTKLFINGEFVDAASGKTFETRDPRTGDVLAHVAEADKADVDLAVGAAREAFEHGKWPRMSGYERGRAMHKLADLMEQHTEELAALDGADAGKLLLLGKIIDIPAAVHMLRYYAGAADKIHGESLRVSGKYQGYTLKEPIGVVGIIIPWNFPSLMFFLKISPALAAGCTVVVKPAEQTPLSALYYAHLAKLAGIPDGVINVVPGFGPTAGAAIASHMDVDSVAFTGSGEVGRLIMEASARSNLKTVSLELGGKSPLIIFDDADVDMAVELSRLAIFFNKGEVCVAGSRVYVQEGIYDEFVKKAVVAAQNWKVGDPFDVATNMGPQVDKVQFERVLRYIEHGKSEGATLLTGGKPFGDKGYYIEPTIFADVKEDMKIAQDEIFGPVMSLMKFKTVDEAIEKANCTKYGLAAGIITKNLDIANRVSRSVRAGTVWVNCYFAFDPEAPFGGYKMSGFGRDQGMMAIDKYMQVKSVITAVPDSPWY, from the exons ATGGGGAGCAACGAGATGGTGGCGGTGGTGCCGGAGATCAAGCAAACCAAGCTCTTCATCAACGGCGAGTTCGTCGATGCCGCCTCGG GCAAGACGTTCGAGACGAGGGACCCACGGACAGGCGACGTGCTGGCCCACGTCGCAGAGGCGGACAAGGCCGACGTGGACCTCGCCGTCGGCGCCGCCAGGGAGGCCTTCGAGCACGGCAAGTGGCCCCGCATGTCAGGCTAC GAGAGGGGCAGGGCCATGCACAAGCTGGCCGACCTGATGGAGCAGCACACCGAGGAGCTGGCGGCGCTGGACGGCGCCGACGCCGGCAAGCTGCTGCTGCTGGGCAAGATCATCGACATCCCTGCGGCGGTGCACATGCTGCGCTACTACGCCGGCGCCGCCGACAAGATCCACGGCGAGTCGCTGCGCGTGTCCGGCAAGTACCAGGGGTACACCCTCAAGGAGCCCATCGGGGTCGTCGGCATCATCATCCCCTGGAACTTCCCCAGCCTCATGTTCTTCCTCAAGATCAGCCCGGCGCTCGCGGCCGGATGCACCGTCGTCGTCAAGCCCGCCGAGCAGACGCCCCTCTCCGCCCTCTACTATGCGCACCTTGCAAAGCTG GCTGGCATTCCGGACGGAGTGATCAACGTCGTCCCTGGCTTCGGCCCGACGGCCGGCGCCGCCATCGCCTCCCACATGGACGTTGACAGC GTTGCCTTCACTGGCTCTGGTGAAGTGGGCCGCCTCATCATGGAGGCATCTGCACGGAGCAACCTGAAGACGGTGTCGCTTGAGCTCGGCGGCAAGTCGCCTCTGATAATCTTCGACGACGCCGACGTTGACATGGCGGTCGAGCTCTCGAGGCTTGCCATCTTCTTCAACAAG GGAGAGGTTTGCGTCGCGGGGTCTCGTGTTTATGTTCAGGAAGGGATCTACGACGAGTTCGTGAAGAAGGCCGTGGTGGCCGCCCAGAACTGGAAAGTCGGAGACCCGTTCGATGTCGCCACCAACATGGGTCCCCAG GTTGATAAGGTGCAATTTGAGAGGGTCCTGAGGTACATTGAGCATGGCAAGAGCGAGGGGGCGACTCTGCTCACCGGCGGTAAACCTTTCGGCGACAAAGGATACTACATTGAGCCTACCATATTTGCAGATGTCAAG GAGGACATGAAGATCGCCCAAGACGAGATCTTCGGCCCTGTGATGTCCCTCATGAAGTTCAA GACGGTCGATGAGGCGATAGAGAAGGCCAACTGCACCAAGTACGGGCTGGCCGCCGGGATAATCACCAAGAACCTGGACATAGCCAACCGGGTGTCGAGGTCGGTTCGCGCGGGGACCGTGTGGGTGAACTGCTACTTCGCCTTCGACCCCGAGGCGCCCTTCGGCGGGTACAAGATGAGCGGGTTCGGCCGGGACCAGGGGATGATGGCCATCGACAAGTACATGCAGGTCAAGAGCGTCATCACCGCAGTCCCTGACTCGCCTTGGTATTAG